Within the Salvia hispanica cultivar TCC Black 2014 unplaced genomic scaffold, UniMelb_Shisp_WGS_1.0 HiC_scaffold_636, whole genome shotgun sequence genome, the region TTCCCAATCAAAGCATTGTATCAAAGACCCCAAAGCCAACCCCATGAGCCTCATAGCCATCCCGGCACCAGGGCACGCCCTCCTCCCTGCCCCAAACGGCACGAATCTAAACCCGTCATACCCCCCTTCGAACCCTCTGAACCTCTCAGGGTTGAACATCTCGGCATCTTCCCAAACATCCGGGTCCCTCTGGATCGCCCAAACGTTCACTAGCAAGATTGTACCTCCAGGAATGTCGTACCCGCCAACGTTGCAATCTTCGGAAGAACAATGCGGGACGAGTAGCGGACCCACAGGGTACATCCGCAACGTCTCATTGATTATGCATCGTAGGTACGGCAAATTTTGAAGGTCCGACTCATCAAGCAACTTCCCGGGCGCCACGTGCTCGTCTATCTCGTTCCTCTCCTTCTCCAGCTCGTCAGGGTGGTTCAAAAGGAGCGACATCGCCCACTCCATCGTCAGAGCTACAGTGTGTGTCCCAGCAGTGAACATCGGctgcaatatataataaacatGTAAATGTTACGCAGTGACAGATCCAGAACATAAAGATCCAGAAAAGGTTTCCAGCCTGAACTGACCCCACAAGGGAACAAgatcttttttataaaattttaacgAGGGGCAAAATTGTAATCTCACAATAATAACACAAACATAATCCTCACTGGAATAACTCACCATGATGAGTCCCTTGAGGATCTCATCGGTGTAATATTCCGGCTCCGATCGCTGCAACGACAACAACACGTCGACGTAATTCCTTTCCCCTCCTCCGACAGAAACACGATCTCCATTCCTGCATCGAACTTCATCGATCAAACCCTGCAAAAATCTATCCCTTTCCGAATTCAAAGCCTCCATCTTCCTCCGAATTCCCAGCAAATCAATCCATCCCAACAACGGGAAATAATCACAGGCATCGAGAATCTTGCTCGGCCCGAACATGTCGTCCATCACGGGCCCCCGCCTCCCCGCGATCGTCACCATCGCCACATTGTACACCAATTCAAAGAAGACACTCCTCATCTCCACTCTCCTCCACCCGTCGCAATCCATTTCCCGCCAAATATTCCCAAGCATGAAGCGGACTTCTCCGCGGCGCGCGCCAGCCGTCTGGTGGAGGCTGGCGGGGGAGAACAAATGGGCGGCGGTGACGCGGCGGAGGGTCCTCCAATGGTCGCCGTAGGGAGCGAAGCCGATGGTGGTGCTGCCGTAGCCGAGGATGCGGGTTGCGAGGGAGTCGGGGCGGTTGGCGAAGACGGCGTCGTTTCGGGCGAGGCAGTcctcggcggcggagggaGAGGAGACGACGATGGCGGGGAGGCGGCCGAGGTAGAGCTGCATCACGGCGCCGTGCTTCTTGGAGAGAGATTGGAGAGCGCGGTGGGGCGAGGGCTTCAGGAGGTGGAGGTGGCCGAGCATCGGCAGCGCCGCCGGGCCTGGCGGAGGATTGGTGTGCTTACGTGGATTTCTGTAATGGTTAGGAATGAAGAAGATGCAAATGCACGTAAATACGCAGACACAACACAAGAAAAtgaacatttttttcaaagtgTGTTAAAGATGATGAATGTTTTAAGTTCAATCAAGAGTTTAATACTTTAATCAATTCATTCAATTGtacaaaacatttattttatattgtctTGGTTTTACTATATCCTACCAAACacccaaaatagataaaatttcTCATGTAGTTTCGCACAGTtggttttgccattttggaatgtccataattaaatgatctatttatttatttttccaattttactAACTAAATCTCATGCTTCATTAATACATtactttcatatttaattataaaactatatacaaAAACgggtcacacattccactactttttctcaacCATTCTCcttcacaaaatcaataaacccttcataaaaatcatttattaataGGAAGAACCGCTAGTAACTTACTGGatttttgattaaattctaattttgtacGTCAATTTGAATAggaaaaattgtcaaaaaatcatgaaatttggtATTACTGCTATAATTTTGacatttctcaattatcaTGTAGTGCGATATGAAATGATTTGGCAGACTAAAAATACTATATGAAAAACAATGTTCGGCTATTTAAACGTTATTGtttaatatacttaattattaacGTACTTATATGTGACATGTTAgtaaattcatatatatatttgaccattgaaaaaaatgtcaaaattactATAACCACATTTTGATTAACGTCTTGGCGTTGTTGATCGAAACATTGAGGTAAGCCCGTACGTAACTAACGtaattgttgtttttgtttctgcTTCGAATCTGAAATTCTAGAACACAATCTTTTCTGCAGATTAATTTAGCTTTGTCTTATGATTTTGTCGACTTCCCAGCGGAAATTGGATTGGCTTTCCAGTGGACACGAGGCTGGAATTTACGATTTGTGGATGGAATTGAAGAAGTGGCTGTCAcagaatcaacgtaaatcTCTTAACTTAGGAACACAGCAAACCAAGATAGGCTTACGTGAAATTTCACAGGTCATTTCGTCGAATAGTTGGAGCGCATGCGAATAAAAATGAGTGCAAAAGAAGGTAATCCCTGCCGTAGGCatagtttttaaatttcttttacaGAACgtagaataaaatttaaacaatttacaAAAAGCAAACATACATAGGAGGGATTGATTCTTCAATTCTTGAGGAATTCAGTTTAGCCTAATGTTTTAAtagtgttttaaaattttgattgttcGAATTGCTTAGAGAGGCTGATTTAAGAATCTTGAGAGTTCTAATCTTAATTGGGATTAATTGAAGAAAGATGTTTCAAATTAACTTTATTAGTTGTGTGattgtatttattattagtGATAATTCGTGGAGTAGTACATGGAGAACTACATAAGTTATGGGTAAGTttcataaaatcataaatttggtagaaagtatttttgtttttccacGAATTGTAGTTAATATCAAGAATTTATGCCTTGTGACAAATTTTGCCACGTATTCAATTTTCCTCTAAATTAAATTCGATGTGACAAGTCGGATTATGTAGGTAGATAAATTGGTCAATATAATGTTTTTAATGGATGTAAACTATATTAGTTTGTACCTCTTAAGTATTAAATTCCTCTCAAATATCGCTAAAATTGTAAATCATGAAATCCACTATGCTGCAAAAAACCATGATTTTTTGGAGAAAATTAAGTTTTagaatatactagtattaaattttatccaaagtttatgattttaggaACCATAGCATTAAACTATACCATCAGTATGTGATCAACATGACAACATGTAATACATCTCAACCTCTGTCATAGGCATAATGACGGATTTATTGTAGGATTAGACCAAGAAGATTTCCGTAGTACTCCATCAAAAGAAAGAGGCATTATAGTAATGAATACTGGGAAAAAAACGGAAATATcactaaaaaaattggataacGATACATTTTAATGCTATTAAGGATGCTAATTTGTATGTCTAATTATACCACCAACGTTCATAAAGTGTCTATGTTGTTAATGTCCCAACTC harbors:
- the LOC125199710 gene encoding cytochrome P450 81Q32-like, yielding MFIFLCCVCVFTCICIFFIPNHYRNPRKHTNPPPGPAALPMLGHLHLLKPSPHRALQSLSKKHGAVMQLYLGRLPAIVVSSPSAAEDCLARNDAVFANRPDSLATRILGYGSTTIGFAPYGDHWRTLRRVTAAHLFSPASLHQTAGARRGEVRFMLGNIWREMDCDGWRRVEMRSVFFELVYNVAMVTIAGRRGPVMDDMFGPSKILDACDYFPLLGWIDLLGIRRKMEALNSERDRFLQGLIDEVRCRNGDRVSVGGGERNYVDVLLSLQRSEPEYYTDEILKGLIMPMFTAGTHTVALTMEWAMSLLLNHPDELEKERNEIDEHVAPGKLLDESDLQNLPYLRCIINETLRMYPVGPLLVPHCSSEDCNVGGYDIPGGTILLVNVWAIQRDPDVWEDAEMFNPERFRGFEGGYDGFRFVPFGAGRRACPGAGMAMRLMGLALGSLIQCFDWEREGCGLVDMEQVFGLALSKAKPLQALCRPRSSIVSMLS